TCAACTATTTGTCAAGGTGGCTGTTGCTGGATATTGGGATACAATATGCAGATGAGATTATATTACTTCTATGATTCTGATCACTATTGAAATACCCTAAAACATCTCACTTCGTCGTTTTATTGTTGTTTCTGAATCTTGCTAATGTGTGGCTAGCCTCAGTGCAAGAACTAGGTggaaaattttttttactaatgaCTTAGAGAGAGCTTTTCTTAGGATTCTGAAGAATTATATTGAACAAGCAAATTAAAGATTTAGATGGTGGCATGGGAATGTATAGAAAAGGTGAAATGTGTGGTACCACTGAAAAAGAGTAAAGAAGGTACTATAAATGCTAGGGTccttttcttcataaaaaagataaaccACTTTCTCATGTTTTCTTGACATTGTTTGGTACCCAAGTTGGCTAAGGAATATTTTCTCAACACATCAGCCTACCTTGAGTCTTTTCTGTCTATTTTCAGTGGCTAATCATTGTCCCAAAGTATATTTGTATTGATAATCATTGTTGTTTTTAGTTGCCTAATACTCTTTTGCAATGTGAGTGCTCAATGAAGAACAGCCACACAacttgttttagtttttcttttatcaCTAATATGAATTATTTAATGAATGGCCCTCAGATTTCAGAAACTAATGATTTAAGAtgcattattttatgaaaattatggaACAGAGAAGGCCAAAATTCTAGCTAGTTTTTGCCATTGGCTGATGAATTTGCCAAGCTTATCTAGACAGCTTTCATCAggccaatttttttaaaaaaattatagcatCTTCTGCTATCACATTGTAAGGTGTGGATCTATGCATCTATCTAATAATCATCCTCTTTGGTATGGAAGCAACTAGTGAAGATATTTGTCTAGACATACTGTAGTTGATTACTACTACTCCGTCTCACTCAAATATGTTGGTTTGAttgaacacaaaaaaaaaaaaacttatgatttataataaaataatatagatatTTATTGAATTGTCAGTGTCGTGATGAGACaaggtaataataataatacatggtTAAAAGGTGATTGGATCGGCATCCTAAGCTTGTTAATTATGTTGGGTGAGCTTCCAGATACCTCCAAGCTGCAAGTGAAAATCTTGGTGATAATTCTGTAGcttaaagaaaaaattcataTGGACTCACCTCTCATCTTCCTCCAAGTGTCTTCTGACTTGTGTTATCACTTATCAGGCATTTGGAATCTGTAATGTTAATTGACAATTTCTCTCTAGTGCCACAAATCCGAAAAAAATCTTTCGAAGGAAATGAAAATATCTTCATAAATTCTGTATACTATTAAATGTCAATTCAACAAAAAGAGTAACTGCTAGCCTGGtagctataaaaaaaaaattaatgtgaaaGATGGAAATGTCTTTTAAAAGTTAACCGAgcagtttgatttttttatactaTTACTTTCTTTGATTAGTCAAAAAGGTATTTGAAAGCTAAAATATCTTCTTATCATGATAATTTCCCTTTTGCTtacactaaataattttttaaaaaagaacaaatactTCCATAAAGTTTATACGCCGCGCAAAGGAAGACGTTGCCCACTAATTATTTTGGCTATCTAATTACTAATAAttgtgtttgttttattttaatgttttcaatGGAAGAATGATGAATTCACAAGCACTTACAATTGACCGTTGGTGCACAAAGGTAAAAAGTAAAGTGCCCAAAAAAATATTCCCCAATAAAAAAATTGGGAGATTCCCTCAAATTGGAGTTTATCAGGTGTAAAATAATAGTGTGCTTAAACATGATATGTAGGTACAAGATAacacttttttaattatattatatgaaatggGATGAAGAGAGATGTGTTACTATCGAATTAATTGTTTgcatattgatattttttcaacaaagcaaaatataagtcattattcaataggcaaaagtttaaaatatctaaacagGCCTTCACAATTATGTAAGTAGAACAATTAGCTATTTTCGCAATCTGGTAATATCATCCATCAACaagaattattataaaattctaCTAGTATAAGAAAAGGGGGAACCATGGTCTAACTGTTCATGGATCTGAGTTCTTCCAACTGTGCCTTTATTTGATCTTGAACAAGCTCTAATCTCTTTGAATAAACTTCCAATTCCAGAATCTGTTGCTTCCTCCATTTCTCATCCGTCTTCATATTGATATCACAGCTCATTAAACTGTTCCCCAATCCTCCTAAAGGGGATGGACCCAATGCCATTCCGAACCCAGAATATCTAGATCCATTCAAATTGTTAAACAATTCCTTGAAAATGGGTGATAGACAGCTCCTCACAGTTTCCTCGACCAAACTAGGAATTGAAGCTGCAGCTGTAGCTGTGGCCTGGGGGGCGGCCATCGAGACGGGAGTTGGGGGAAGAATGACATTTGTTCCTCCACCAGATGACTGATGATAGAACTGTTGAATATACCCGGGTTTTTCTTCAGAGTTAATTGCTCCTCCTCGAGGCCTTTTTTTCGACTTAGAAGTTTTAACATCAAACCCGTTAGGATTAAGATTGAAGTTAGGGGTGTGATCAATGAAATTTGCGTGGTTAAGGTTGAGATGTGAATCCTCATCATCAAATCCACCATCATCtgctggtggtggtggtgggggaCCACTGCTACGGACGACAATTGGTCCGGCATTGCTCCAGATCTTGCGAGAGATCTCGAAGGTGGCTTGATCGTGAGGGCTCTTAAACACAAATTCCTTACCAGATCCCATCTTGCTCATCACTGTCCGatacttcttcttcaatctccTTAGCTTCTCTACTAATTGATTCTTGTTGAAATCCAACTGCAGCTTGTTCTTGATTTGGTCATAGAACGCACCTGTATCATGATGATGATGCGAAGATGAATTTATCCCACCGCGCTGGGTTGTGTATTCCAGAAATCCTTGTAACAATTCGATCTCATCTTCATCCATCCACAGACGTTGAAAAAGCTTGCGAGAATCATCCAAAACTAAGGGCTTTTTTTCTTCCACAACAATCGTGGCCGGAGTAACGCCGAAATCGTTGATCCGCTCTCGTTTTGGTTCAATACAAAGTGAATCAGTTGCAGGGACACCGACAACGGCTATAGTAACCTCTCCGGCGACGGAATGGTTCGCAACGGGCACGGGAGGAGAGGAAGTGGAATCatcctcttcttcctcctcctcaTCGACATCTACgtcatcatcttcatcaacaACGGCTTCGTTCTGGGGATGACCGCTctcttcatcatcttcctcATCGTCAAGATCATCATCGTTATAGACGACGGCCTGATCTTCTACGGAAGCCATTTGAGAAGCTTGAAGGTGTAATTAGGGTGAGGTGAGGGTTGGGTGGGGGTGGCGATTAGGGTTCGAGGTTAAGATGTAAAAGGGGGGTGGTTAGGCCGAAAGTAAAGGGAGTCACGAGCGGGGAGAGGTTTCGTGTAAGACTGGGTTGGGTTGAACGGTTCATCCATATTCACACGTGTGCCAGCCGGTCTGGATTCTCACACGTAACTCACCATtcaattctatttattttataatttaatatagaatccattaattacttaattaattgtttttcatagataaaataaaacttgCACTATTTTACCAGCGGTAGGTTCCAACTTCCAACcatgttatatatttaataatgaaCCAATGagaggaaatcagatttttttacattttgacATTTTAGGAATATATCATGAAGAGCACCAACAACtagtttctcttttctttttggacTTCTGAAATAGAACCgtcttttattattataaaaaaaattatactctcgtctatttttatttgatcattatattattttaattaaaatatttaataatatttattcgatttataaaattaatgaataatatattattttatgtctattttaacctttgttattaaatactatttatttttcaattggaTGATTTGTATTAATAAGAGTAATTGGTAAAACTCTCTATTATTTATGGCTTTTCAATTCGTGTGACCTGTTAATAGTGAACAACTACTGTGTCTATTCCTAATTACTCGTGCACTTTTAAATTGTCAcacttattaagaaaacaatgatTGATATAGTGAGTTTATCAtttttacccctattaattgtgaagttgatgaattccaaacttaattttttaaaaaggatgaGAGGAAGTTGCTCGGATGGTAAGTGAAAACACCCTTCACTTCCAAGCCGAAGATTTCGAGTTCAAGTCACCAAAAGAGCAAATGGGTGAGAGCTCCTAGGGAgggtaaaaaatcaaaaacttttACCTTTTTCAAAACAATAAATTGAGTATATAATAGGTAAagatttttttcccttttctaatttataaaataaacaaataattcggaataattaaaaaaatatagacaaataattaaaaacattgGAGTATTATTGTACGAAGCGTATGGTACCATATAGAAATTTCCTATAGTCGCATTAAGAAGATATAAATCGGACTTGTTTCATTATCAATCTTTTTTCCAATTGTTGTTTATGTCTTCTTCTTTAATGTTCTTATCTTTTTGTTTGGCTATTAAGACGTGAGAAAGGAACATCCAgtcattttaatttctaatacTCCTTCTGTTCATCCGCGATCAATTGtcatagttttttattttagagtcgaattataaaaattttaattaacattttaggaaaaatgcacaagtaccctttCAATCTATATCAAAAATCCTAGTaattatactatactaaggtcctattgctccatgaacttattttataaataattttctacctttttTCGACCTAtgtgacactagcttgaaaaaaaagttaaccaGCGTTGGACCCACAATATAGTACCACGTAGACCCAAAaggaatagaaaattattaataaaataagttcagggcaATACGATCtcagtataatataagtgtgtctatgaGATTTCGGACACagggtacttatgcattatccaacattttataatgtataatttcattatattgatatacaaaaaattgcaatttatagtatttttcatatagtttatgaatatctatttttttaaaagaaatatattaaattaatatgatctaatttaactttaaaaatttatcaaattaatttttaaaaaatacaacataacaaataaaaataaagggagaaagtaatatttatttaattaaaaggagaaagaagaaaagggaTGAGCTTATGTAATTAGTGGAATCGTTTACAATGTGAGTTTAATAGAAGCTAGCACATTTGTACCTTgttttgctctttttttttttcttatttaacaaTTAACAACCTTATCTACTATActtaatgaaattttaattgtaattaGAAACTCTATAATTTCAAAAGTGAACCTATAAAAAGTACAAAAGCCACCATTAGTggtataaattgaataattctTGAAGGTTGATTACTAGTTGAGCTTCCTACCGCCAAACTAGCTAACCAAGATCCATCCGCTAGCATGGTCTGACCCATCGCCCCTGACCCTGACCCTGATTCGGAGCCAGGTAATGATTCGGGATCTGACCCTGATTCAGAACCTGACTCGGTCCCTGACTCAGGTGTCGATCCGTCtgtttttgaagattttttgctgcacaaaaaggagaaaaatgttaatcaaagcttattaaaatgatttataatactaatgtacatcaaaataaatttaaattttactaatGAATAGTCATTTACACTTCtcttttgacttaaaagttctAACCCATAAGTTACCGTCAAGAGCCGTAAAAACAATCACTAATGCTAGCTAATTAGCCTGTAATGCCAAAGGTTTACagtatatacaatttaaattgaaTATAGATTTTATGATTTCATTTACCTGGTTTGAGAGGATGGACAA
This window of the Solanum pennellii chromosome 2, SPENNV200 genome carries:
- the LOC107011937 gene encoding probable transcription factor At3g04930; the encoded protein is MASVEDQAVVYNDDDLDDEEDDEESGHPQNEAVVDEDDDVDVDEEEEEEDDSTSSPPVPVANHSVAGEVTIAVVGVPATDSLCIEPKRERINDFGVTPATIVVEEKKPLVLDDSRKLFQRLWMDEDEIELLQGFLEYTTQRGGINSSSHHHHDTGAFYDQIKNKLQLDFNKNQLVEKLRRLKKKYRTVMSKMGSGKEFVFKSPHDQATFEISRKIWSNAGPIVVRSSGPPPPPPADDGGFDDEDSHLNLNHANFIDHTPNFNLNPNGFDVKTSKSKKRPRGGAINSEEKPGYIQQFYHQSSGGGTNVILPPTPVSMAAPQATATAAASIPSLVEETVRSCLSPIFKELFNNLNGSRYSGFGMALGPSPLGGLGNSLMSCDINMKTDEKWRKQQILELEVYSKRLELVQDQIKAQLEELRSMNS